TAGTTTGGGATGTTGGACATCAAGCCTACGGACATAAAATTTTAACAGGAAGAAAAGATGTTTTTCATACTAACCGACAATTAGGCGGTATTTCAGGTTTCCCTAAACGAAGCGAAAGTAATTACGATACTTTTGGCGTTGGGCATTCATCAACTTCTATTTCTGCGGCTTTAGGAATGGCAATTGCCTCTAAAATACAAGGAAGTGATAAACATCATATTGCTATTATTGGCGATGCTTCTATTGCTAGCGGAATGGCTTTTGAAGCTTTAAATCATGCAGGCGATACAGATGCTAATTTATTGGTGATTTTAAATGATAATGCCATTGGAATTGACCCTTCGGTGGGAGCTTTAAAAGATTATTTAACACGCATAAAATCGACAAGGTCGGATATTGAGCAACATAATATTTTTGAGGCCTTAAATTTTGAATATTCAGGACCAATTGATGGTCATAATTTTGAAGAAATTTTATCAGAATTAGACCGTTTAAAAGAAATAAAAGGTCCTAAATTTTTACACGTAATTACCACCAAAGGAAAAGGATTACGACAAGCAGAACAAGACCAAGTAAAATATCATGCTCCAGGTAAATTTGATAAAATTTCAGGCGATGTATTGCCTAAAGAAAAAAGTAAGTTCACAAAGTTTCAAGATCTTTTTGGAAAAACTATTATTGAACTTGCACATCAAAATAAAAAAATTGTTGGTATTACGCCCGCTATGCTTTCTGGAAGTTCTTTAAACGATATGTTAGCCGAATTTCCTGAACGTACTTTTGATGTCGGTATTGCCGAACAACATGCCGTTACTTTGGCAGCAGGAATGGCAACTCAAGGAATTATTCCATTTTGTAATATTTATTCTACTTTTTTACAGCGTTCTTACGATCAAATAATTCATGATGTTGCTTTGCAAAATTTACCCGTTATTTTTTGTTTAGACAGAGCTGGTTTGGTTGGACAAGATGGTGCAACACATCACGGGGTTTTTGATTTAGCGTATTTACGCTTAATTCCAAATATGATAATTTTTGCACCTCGCAACGAAATCGAACTTCGAAATATCATGTTTACGGCACAATTAGGTTTAAAAAATCCTATTGCAATTCGTTATCCAAGAGGTACAGGTAAGTTAGAAAAATGGCAACTTCCTTTTGAAGAAATTCAAATAGGAAAAGGTGTTTGTTTAAAGGAAGGAAATAAAGTAGCAATATTATCCGTAGGAACAATAGCAAATAATGTTTTTGAAGCCATAAATCAACTAGAAAATAGCAACAGTGTAGCTCATTATGATATGCGATTTGTAAAACCTTTAGATAAAAAATTATTAGATACTATTTTTAATTCTTTTGATATTCTAATCACCATAGAAGACGGAACTGTAAGGGGTGGATTTGGTTCTGCTATTTTAGAATATGCATCTGAAAAAAATTATAAAGGAACTATTGATATTTTAGGTATTCCTGATAAATTTATAGACCACGGAACAGTTGAAGAATTACAAATTTTATTAAATATTGATATAAAAAGTATTCAAGAAAAAATTGAAAAATTACTCTTATAAAAACTAAAAAAGCAAATCCGTCAATCTGAATTTATTTCAGATTCGCATCCTGATTTCCCACAGTTCTCTTATTCATGCGATGCTGAAATAAATTTAGCATGACAGTAGTTTCTAAAAACTAAAAAAGCGAATCCAAATGGATTCGCTTTTTTTATATAAATTTAGTTGATAACAACTATAATTTTTTAGTTATTTAATGCTTCTGCACCACCAACAATCTCTAAAATTTCGTTAGTAATAGCTGCCTGACGTGCTTTGTTATACGTTAATAATAACTCATCACGTAATTCAGTAGCATTATCAGTAGCCTTGTGCATTGCAGTCATACGAGCTCCGTGTTCTGATGCAAATGAATCACGAATTGCTTTGTATAATTGTGTTTTTAATGACTTAGGAATCAATTCTAAAACAATCTCTTCTTTAGAAGGTTCAAAAACATAATCTAATGTTACAGTTTCATCACTTTCTATTGGCTCAATTGGTAAAAATTGCTCTAATTGAGGAATTTGAGTTGCTGCATTTTTAAATTGATTATAAACAAGCTGTATCTTTTGATAAGAACCAGCTACATATAAATCCATTATTTTTTGTGCAACTTCTGCAACGTTATCGTACGTTAAATCATCAAAAATATCATTTCTATTTTCAATAATATTGTGTTGTTTTGATAAAATATCGTCTCCTTTTTTACCTATCGTTAACAAATCAACAGCAACATCACTGTAATTTTCATCAATAGCTTTTATTGTTCTTTTAACAATAGAAGAGTTAAAACCACCACACAAACCTCTGTTTGAAGTAATTACAACTAGTAATACATTTTTCACTTCTTTTTGAGTTGAATATACGCCACTAGCATCACTATCTAAAGTAGCGCTTAAGCTTTGTAATAATTCAGTAAGCTTAGATGAATACGGGCGCATTGCCGTAATTGCATCTTGAGCTTTTTTTAACTTTGCAGCCGATACCATTTTTAATGGCAGAGGTAATCTGCATTGTTGATTTAATAGAAGTAATTCTGTTACGTATTTCTTTTAAGTTCGCCATACGAATAGTGCTGTTGAGTGTTAAATATAAAGTATTGAGACGCGAATCTCAATACTTTATATTAAAGTCTTTTATTAAGCTGAAAATTTAGCTGAAATTTCTTTTGCAGCTGCTGTTAAAGTATCAATTACTTCATCAGTTAATTTACCTGCTTTTAAAGTATTTAAAGTATCTCTATGCTTTGCATTTAAATACTGAA
The Tenacibaculum pacificus DNA segment above includes these coding regions:
- the dxs gene encoding 1-deoxy-D-xylulose-5-phosphate synthase translates to MPKKLLKNINFPSDIRKLSADELPLLAKELREFIIDIIATKEGHLGASLGVIELTIALHYLFDTPTDQLVWDVGHQAYGHKILTGRKDVFHTNRQLGGISGFPKRSESNYDTFGVGHSSTSISAALGMAIASKIQGSDKHHIAIIGDASIASGMAFEALNHAGDTDANLLVILNDNAIGIDPSVGALKDYLTRIKSTRSDIEQHNIFEALNFEYSGPIDGHNFEEILSELDRLKEIKGPKFLHVITTKGKGLRQAEQDQVKYHAPGKFDKISGDVLPKEKSKFTKFQDLFGKTIIELAHQNKKIVGITPAMLSGSSLNDMLAEFPERTFDVGIAEQHAVTLAAGMATQGIIPFCNIYSTFLQRSYDQIIHDVALQNLPVIFCLDRAGLVGQDGATHHGVFDLAYLRLIPNMIIFAPRNEIELRNIMFTAQLGLKNPIAIRYPRGTGKLEKWQLPFEEIQIGKGVCLKEGNKVAILSVGTIANNVFEAINQLENSNSVAHYDMRFVKPLDKKLLDTIFNSFDILITIEDGTVRGGFGSAILEYASEKNYKGTIDILGIPDKFIDHGTVEELQILLNIDIKSIQEKIEKLLL